The following proteins come from a genomic window of Streptomyces sp. NBC_00539:
- a CDS encoding ABC transporter ATP-binding protein, with the protein MSGPGGRMMMGPVQRSMDFKGSGKRLLGQLAQDRARIWGMVAAVVGSVACSVVGPKILGNATDLVFAGIVGRQMPAGITKAQALDGLRARGQGGMADMLSGTDFTPGRGIDFSAVGSVAVWALVVFTLAGLLMLVATRLSNHIMNGTVFRLREELRGKLSRLPLSYFDQQKRGEVLSRATNDIDNIGQTLQQTMGQLLNSLLTIVGVLAMMFWISPLLALVALVTIPVSVFVAAKIGKKSQPQFVAQWKSTGALNAHVEEMYSGHTLVKVFGRQKESAAVFAEQNEALYRASFKAQLVSGIMQPVMFFISNINYVLVAVVGGLRVASGSLSIGDVQAFIQYSRQFSMPLTQVASMANLVQSGVASAERVYELLDAREQEPDAEVPERPERLRGQVTLDKVAFRYEPDKPLIEGLSLSVEPGQTVAIVGPTGAGKTTLVNLLMRFYEVTGGRIALDGVDVAKMTREELRTGIGMVLQDTWLFGGTIAENIAYGASREVTREEIEEAARAAHADRFIRTLPDGYDTVLDDEGAGVSAGEKQLITIARAFLSDPVILVLDEATSSVDTRTEVLIQKAMARLAHGRTSFVIAHRLSTIRDADVILVMENGSIVEQGTHEELLESDGAYARLYAAQFAQAVAEVD; encoded by the coding sequence ATGAGCGGGCCCGGAGGACGGATGATGATGGGGCCGGTCCAGCGGTCCATGGACTTCAAGGGATCGGGCAAGCGGCTGCTGGGCCAGCTCGCGCAGGACCGGGCCAGGATCTGGGGCATGGTCGCGGCCGTCGTCGGCAGCGTCGCCTGCTCGGTGGTGGGGCCGAAGATCCTCGGCAACGCCACCGACCTGGTGTTCGCCGGGATCGTCGGGCGGCAGATGCCGGCCGGGATCACCAAGGCGCAGGCGCTGGACGGCCTGCGCGCCAGGGGGCAGGGCGGCATGGCGGACATGCTGTCCGGCACCGACTTCACCCCGGGCCGGGGCATCGACTTCTCCGCGGTCGGGTCCGTCGCGGTCTGGGCGCTGGTGGTCTTCACCCTCGCCGGACTGCTGATGCTGGTCGCGACGCGGCTGTCGAACCACATCATGAACGGCACCGTGTTCCGGCTGCGCGAGGAGCTGCGGGGGAAGCTGTCGCGGCTGCCGCTGTCGTACTTCGACCAGCAGAAGCGCGGTGAGGTCCTCAGCCGCGCCACGAACGACATCGACAACATCGGGCAGACGCTCCAGCAGACGATGGGCCAGCTGCTCAACTCGCTGCTGACGATCGTCGGCGTGCTGGCGATGATGTTCTGGATCTCGCCGCTGCTGGCGCTGGTCGCCCTGGTGACGATCCCCGTGTCGGTGTTCGTCGCGGCGAAGATCGGCAAGAAGTCGCAGCCGCAGTTCGTGGCGCAGTGGAAGTCCACGGGCGCGCTCAACGCGCACGTGGAGGAGATGTACTCGGGCCACACGCTGGTCAAGGTGTTCGGCCGGCAGAAGGAGTCCGCGGCCGTCTTCGCCGAGCAGAACGAGGCGCTGTACCGGGCCTCGTTCAAGGCACAGCTGGTCAGCGGGATCATGCAGCCGGTGATGTTCTTCATCTCGAACATCAACTACGTGCTGGTGGCGGTGGTCGGCGGTCTGCGGGTGGCCTCGGGTTCCCTGTCGATCGGTGACGTGCAGGCCTTCATCCAGTACTCGCGCCAGTTCTCGATGCCGCTGACGCAGGTCGCCTCGATGGCGAACCTGGTGCAGTCCGGAGTCGCCTCGGCGGAGCGCGTGTACGAGCTGCTGGACGCGCGGGAGCAAGAGCCGGACGCGGAGGTTCCCGAGCGGCCGGAGCGGCTGCGGGGCCAGGTCACCCTCGACAAGGTGGCGTTCCGCTACGAGCCGGACAAGCCGCTCATCGAGGGCCTCTCGCTGAGCGTCGAGCCGGGGCAGACGGTCGCGATCGTCGGCCCGACGGGCGCCGGCAAGACCACGCTCGTCAACCTGCTGATGCGGTTCTACGAGGTCACCGGCGGCCGGATCGCCCTGGACGGGGTGGACGTCGCGAAGATGACCCGCGAGGAACTGCGCACGGGCATCGGCATGGTGCTCCAGGACACCTGGCTGTTCGGCGGCACCATCGCGGAGAACATCGCCTACGGGGCTTCGCGCGAGGTCACGCGCGAGGAGATCGAGGAGGCGGCGCGGGCCGCGCACGCGGACCGGTTCATCCGCACCCTGCCGGACGGCTACGACACGGTGCTGGACGACGAGGGCGCGGGCGTCAGCGCGGGTGAGAAGCAGCTCATCACGATCGCCCGGGCGTTCCTGTCGGATCCGGTGATCCTGGTGCTCGACGAGGCGACGAGCTCAGTGGACACCCGTACCGAGGTGCTGATCCAGAAGGCGATGGCGCGCCTCGCGCACGGCCGTACGTCCTTCGTGATCGCGCACCGGCTCTCCACCATCCGCGACGCGGACGTGATCCTGGTGATGGAGAATGGCTCGATCGTGGAGCAGGGCACGCACGAGGAACTGCTCGAGTCGGACGGCGCCTACGCGCGGCTGTACGCGGCGCAGTTCGCGCAGGCGGTGGCCGAGGTCGACTAG
- a CDS encoding ABC transporter ATP-binding protein, with translation MLIRLLRTHLRPYRKPIALLVLLQLLQTSASLYLPTLNADIIDNGVVSGDTGYILRFGALMLGVSLVQLTCNIGAVYFGARTAAAVGRDIRGAVFDRVQSFSARELGQFGAPSLITRTTNDVQQVQMLVLMTFTLMVSAPIMCIGGIAMALSLDVKLSGVLLAVVPVLGLSVGTIVFKTRPLFRTMQTRLDIVNRVLREQITGNRVIRAFVRDSYEKERFREANAELTGVSLASGKLLALMFPVVIVVVNISSVAVIWFGAMRVDGNGMEIGQLTAFLAYLMQIVMSVMMATFMFMMVPRAEVCAERIQEVLDTDSSVIPPADPVRKLLRHGQLELRGADFRYPGAEAPVLRGVDLLARPGETTAVIGSTGSGKSTLLGLVPRLFDATGGEVLVDGEDVRRLDPELLAKTVGMVPQKPYLFSGTVASNLRYGRPEATDEELWHALEVAQARGFVSALEGGLDAPITQGGTNVSGGQRQRLAIARTLVQRPEIYLFDDSFSALDYATDAALRAALALETQNATVVIVAQRVSTIRDADRIIVLDEGQVVGEGRHHELMAGNETYREIVLSQLTEAEAA, from the coding sequence GTGCTCATACGACTTCTGCGGACACACCTGCGTCCGTACAGGAAACCCATCGCCCTCCTGGTGCTGCTGCAACTGCTGCAGACCAGTGCGAGCCTCTACCTGCCCACGCTCAACGCGGACATCATCGACAACGGTGTCGTCAGCGGTGACACGGGGTACATCCTGCGTTTCGGCGCCCTGATGCTGGGCGTGTCGCTCGTCCAGCTCACCTGCAACATCGGCGCCGTCTACTTCGGCGCCCGCACCGCCGCCGCGGTCGGGAGGGACATCCGCGGCGCCGTCTTCGACCGGGTGCAGAGCTTCTCCGCCAGGGAGCTCGGCCAGTTCGGCGCCCCGTCGCTGATCACCCGTACGACGAACGACGTACAGCAGGTCCAGATGCTGGTCCTGATGACCTTCACGCTGATGGTGTCGGCGCCGATCATGTGCATCGGCGGTATCGCCATGGCGCTGTCGCTGGACGTGAAGCTGTCCGGGGTGCTGCTCGCCGTCGTCCCCGTCCTCGGCCTGTCCGTCGGCACGATCGTCTTCAAGACGCGCCCGCTGTTCCGCACGATGCAGACACGGCTGGACATCGTGAACCGGGTGCTGCGCGAGCAGATCACCGGCAACCGCGTGATCCGCGCCTTCGTCCGCGACTCCTACGAGAAGGAGCGCTTCCGGGAGGCGAACGCGGAGCTGACCGGGGTGTCGCTGGCCTCCGGCAAGCTGCTCGCGCTGATGTTCCCGGTCGTCATCGTCGTCGTGAACATCTCCAGCGTCGCCGTCATCTGGTTCGGCGCGATGCGCGTGGACGGCAACGGCATGGAGATCGGCCAGCTGACGGCGTTCCTCGCCTACCTGATGCAGATCGTCATGTCCGTGATGATGGCCACCTTCATGTTCATGATGGTGCCGCGCGCCGAGGTGTGCGCCGAGCGCATCCAGGAGGTCCTGGACACCGACTCCAGCGTCATCCCGCCGGCCGACCCGGTACGCAAGCTGCTGCGGCACGGGCAGCTGGAGCTGCGCGGCGCCGACTTCCGCTACCCGGGCGCCGAGGCGCCGGTGCTGCGCGGGGTGGACCTGCTGGCCCGCCCGGGCGAGACGACCGCCGTCATCGGCTCGACGGGCAGCGGCAAGTCCACGCTGCTCGGCCTGGTGCCGCGGCTGTTCGACGCGACCGGCGGCGAGGTGCTCGTCGACGGGGAGGACGTACGCCGGCTCGACCCGGAGCTGCTGGCCAAGACGGTCGGCATGGTTCCGCAGAAGCCGTACCTGTTCTCCGGGACCGTGGCCTCCAACCTGCGCTACGGGCGCCCCGAGGCGACGGACGAAGAGCTGTGGCACGCCCTGGAGGTGGCCCAGGCCCGCGGGTTCGTCTCCGCACTCGAAGGGGGACTGGACGCGCCGATCACCCAGGGCGGCACCAACGTCTCCGGCGGGCAGCGCCAACGGCTGGCGATCGCCCGCACGCTGGTGCAGCGTCCGGAGATCTATCTGTTCGACGACTCCTTCTCGGCCCTGGACTACGCGACGGACGCGGCGCTGCGCGCCGCGCTGGCCCTGGAGACGCAGAACGCGACCGTCGTCATCGTGGCCCAGCGGGTGTCCACGATCCGTGACGCCGACCGGATCATCGTCCTGGACGAGGGCCAGGTGGTGGGCGAGGGGCGCCATCACGAACTGATGGCCGGCAATGAGACCTACCGGGAGATCGTGCTCTCCCAGCTGACGGAGGCGGAGGCCGCATGA
- a CDS encoding FGGY family carbohydrate kinase, with product MGIVAGLDSSSAFTRIVVCDTDTGAVLRQGYAPHPQPTGEAAGANKHETDPQAWLLSLGEAAGNGLLEGVQAIGVSAQQHGLLPLDAQGGLVRPALVGNDKRGQVAAADLIEALGGRQAWAEAVGSVPHSAQPLAKLAWLARTEPEAARRVAVLMSPHDWLVWQLLGRPARRTTDRGGASGTGYWSPATGSYRPDLVELALGHRALLPEVLGPADAAGTTPEGLLISAGTGETMAAALGLGLVPGDAVVSLGASGSVMAVHPHAVSDPGGLITSLADASGMHLPVVNTSNAVRALRGTAELLGTDLEGLSALALKSTPGAHGLVLLPYLEGERTPDLPLSAGTLSGLRRDSMKPEHLARAAFEGMLCGLVDALDVLRHRGVEIRRVFLLGAAAELPAVQAAAPGLFGTQVVVPAPADYAALGSARQAAWALGVAQGTLAPHSPPVWPAPAAQTFEPGEEFPAWQAVRQQYVATREQIHPGAFQGGAFQGGTA from the coding sequence ATGGGGATAGTCGCCGGGCTGGACAGCTCTTCCGCCTTCACTCGCATCGTCGTCTGCGACACCGATACGGGGGCCGTGCTGCGCCAGGGCTACGCGCCCCATCCGCAGCCGACCGGCGAGGCCGCCGGGGCGAACAAGCACGAGACCGACCCGCAGGCGTGGCTGCTCTCGCTCGGCGAGGCCGCCGGCAACGGGCTCCTCGAAGGGGTCCAGGCCATCGGCGTCTCCGCGCAGCAGCACGGCCTGCTCCCGCTCGACGCGCAGGGCGGCCTGGTCCGGCCGGCCCTGGTCGGCAACGACAAGCGGGGCCAGGTCGCGGCGGCCGACCTGATCGAGGCGCTGGGCGGCCGGCAGGCCTGGGCGGAGGCCGTGGGTTCGGTGCCGCACTCGGCGCAGCCGCTGGCGAAGCTCGCCTGGCTGGCCCGGACCGAGCCCGAGGCGGCCCGGCGGGTGGCCGTACTGATGTCCCCGCACGACTGGCTCGTCTGGCAGTTGCTCGGCCGGCCCGCGCGCCGCACCACCGACCGGGGCGGCGCTTCCGGGACCGGCTACTGGTCCCCGGCCACCGGTTCCTACCGGCCCGACCTGGTCGAGCTGGCGCTCGGGCACCGGGCGCTGCTGCCCGAGGTGCTCGGCCCGGCCGATGCCGCCGGGACGACCCCCGAGGGGCTGCTGATCTCGGCCGGTACCGGGGAGACCATGGCCGCCGCGCTCGGGCTGGGCCTGGTCCCCGGCGACGCGGTGGTCTCGCTGGGCGCCTCGGGGTCGGTGATGGCCGTGCACCCCCACGCCGTCTCCGATCCGGGCGGCCTGATCACCTCGCTCGCCGACGCCAGCGGCATGCACCTGCCGGTGGTGAACACCTCCAACGCCGTACGGGCCCTGCGCGGCACCGCCGAGTTGCTGGGCACCGACCTGGAGGGGCTGAGCGCACTCGCGCTGAAGTCGACGCCGGGCGCGCACGGCCTCGTACTCCTGCCGTATTTGGAGGGGGAGCGGACCCCGGACCTGCCGCTCAGCGCGGGCACCCTCTCCGGTCTGCGCCGGGACTCGATGAAGCCGGAGCACCTGGCGCGGGCCGCGTTCGAGGGCATGCTCTGCGGGCTGGTCGACGCCCTCGACGTGCTGCGGCACCGGGGGGTGGAGATCCGCCGGGTGTTCCTCCTGGGGGCGGCGGCCGAGCTGCCCGCCGTACAGGCCGCGGCGCCGGGGCTGTTCGGCACGCAGGTCGTGGTGCCGGCTCCCGCCGACTACGCCGCGCTGGGCTCCGCGCGCCAGGCGGCGTGGGCCCTCGGTGTGGCGCAGGGCACGCTCGCCCCGCACAGCCCGCCGGTCTGGCCGGCCCCGGCCGCCCAGACGTTCGAGCCGGGCGAGGAGTTCCCGGCGTGGCAGGCGGTGCGCCAGCAGTACGTGGCCACGCGCGAGCAGATCCACCCCGGGGCGTTCCAGGGCGGGGCGTTCCAGGGCGGGACGGCGTAG
- a CDS encoding YtxH domain-containing protein, with the protein MRYKVTFVIGLAVGYVLGTRAGRERYEQLKKSAREVAQTPAVRNAAETAGQAGRTYAGKAFAVVGGKVGDKLPESLVSRVRTLRGRGGSGGEDEWGTSNT; encoded by the coding sequence ATGCGGTACAAGGTCACGTTCGTGATCGGACTGGCCGTCGGGTACGTGCTCGGGACCCGGGCCGGGCGCGAGCGGTACGAGCAGCTGAAGAAGTCCGCACGGGAGGTCGCGCAGACCCCGGCGGTGCGCAACGCCGCCGAAACCGCCGGGCAGGCCGGGCGCACCTACGCGGGCAAGGCCTTCGCCGTCGTGGGCGGCAAGGTCGGCGACAAGCTGCCGGAATCCCTCGTGTCACGGGTGCGTACGCTGCGCGGCCGGGGCGGCTCCGGCGGCGAGGACGAGTGGGGTACGAGCAACACCTGA
- a CDS encoding class II glutamine amidotransferase — MCRWLAYSGTPLLLDTILYKPAHSLIDQSLHSKLGVETTNGDGFGVGWYPENGGTPAVLRDIGPAWNNRNLREIADHVQSPLFFAHIRASTGTAVQQTNCHPFRHGRWLWMHNGSIAGFHLMRRELFLLVDPALFNDIEGTTDSEMMFYLAVTFGLDEDPPGAVARMAGVVERIGREQGVEFPLQMTVAVTDGERVWAFRYSSKGESRSLFYSSRVEPLRRLHPDVTFLQDVSDETRLIVSEPLGDLPGAWNQVPESSYGVVQPGGDELLPFAPQAA; from the coding sequence ATGTGCCGATGGCTCGCTTACTCGGGGACGCCTCTCCTGCTCGACACCATCCTGTACAAGCCGGCGCACTCGCTGATCGACCAGAGCCTGCACTCCAAACTGGGTGTGGAGACCACGAACGGCGACGGGTTCGGCGTCGGGTGGTACCCGGAGAACGGCGGCACACCGGCGGTCCTGCGGGACATCGGGCCCGCCTGGAACAACCGCAACCTGCGGGAGATCGCGGACCACGTCCAATCCCCGTTGTTCTTCGCCCACATCCGGGCGTCGACCGGAACGGCGGTCCAGCAGACGAACTGCCATCCCTTCCGGCACGGCCGCTGGCTGTGGATGCACAACGGTTCCATCGCCGGTTTCCACCTCATGCGCCGGGAACTCTTCCTGCTCGTCGACCCCGCGCTGTTCAACGACATCGAGGGAACGACGGACTCCGAGATGATGTTCTACCTCGCGGTCACCTTCGGCCTGGACGAGGACCCGCCCGGCGCCGTGGCGCGGATGGCGGGGGTCGTGGAACGCATCGGGCGCGAGCAGGGTGTGGAGTTCCCCCTCCAGATGACGGTCGCCGTGACCGACGGCGAGCGCGTCTGGGCCTTCCGCTACTCCAGCAAGGGCGAATCCAGGTCACTGTTCTACAGCAGCCGGGTGGAGCCCCTGCGCAGGCTGCACCCTGACGTGACGTTCTTGCAGGACGTGTCCGACGAGACCCGCCTCATCGTGTCCGAGCCCCTCGGTGATCTGCCCGGCGCCTGGAACCAGGTGCCGGAGAGCAGCTACGGCGTCGTACAGCCGGGAGGGGACGAGCTGCTCCCCTTTGCTCCTCAAGCGGCCTGA
- a CDS encoding SHOCT domain-containing protein: MNESMLDLAVDYPLLNMFWTMMMIFLWVLWFMLLFRVIGDIFRDDDLGGWGKAGWTVFVIVLPFLGVFVYLIARGRGMGERELARAQRSEQEFRSYVQQTAGGASQAEELARLAELKNKGDITAAEFERAKAKILAA; this comes from the coding sequence ATGAACGAGTCGATGCTGGACCTGGCCGTGGACTACCCGCTGCTGAACATGTTCTGGACCATGATGATGATCTTCCTGTGGGTCCTCTGGTTCATGCTGCTCTTCCGGGTCATCGGCGACATCTTCCGCGACGACGACCTGGGAGGCTGGGGCAAGGCGGGGTGGACCGTCTTCGTCATCGTCCTTCCCTTCCTCGGTGTGTTCGTGTACCTGATCGCCCGGGGTCGCGGGATGGGCGAACGCGAGCTGGCCCGGGCCCAGCGCAGCGAGCAGGAGTTCCGCTCCTACGTACAGCAGACCGCCGGAGGTGCCAGTCAGGCGGAGGAGCTCGCTCGGCTCGCCGAGCTCAAGAACAAGGGCGACATCACGGCTGCCGAGTTCGAGCGGGCCAAGGCCAAGATCCTCGCGGCATAA
- a CDS encoding GAP family protein: MVLDLLVIGLVITLYPLPIAAFVVVVSAPRGVRKGLAFILAWLACLVAVIAVVLLLTDGEPPPPRSPPSTAALVVKVVLGLGLIVYSERKRRRRRTAAARDGAADEGRPVASKRPKTSRMDQVTVWSAASLAVLLQPWGMVGLAATTVVAADLSHGESYLALLGFCVLATSTLLTMELYVVFAPQRAQQALTGLRAWLELHTEQAIVVTCLLLGLWTVARSLYELTA; the protein is encoded by the coding sequence ATGGTGCTTGACCTGCTCGTCATCGGCCTGGTCATCACGCTCTACCCACTGCCGATCGCGGCGTTCGTCGTGGTCGTGTCCGCCCCCCGCGGGGTGCGGAAGGGGCTGGCGTTCATCCTCGCCTGGCTCGCGTGCCTGGTGGCCGTGATCGCCGTCGTGCTGCTCCTCACCGACGGGGAGCCGCCCCCGCCGCGCTCCCCGCCCTCCACCGCCGCACTCGTGGTCAAGGTGGTCCTCGGGCTCGGACTGATCGTGTACAGCGAGCGCAAGCGGCGTCGACGGCGTACGGCCGCTGCCCGCGACGGCGCGGCGGACGAGGGGCGGCCGGTGGCGTCCAAGAGGCCGAAGACCTCCAGGATGGACCAGGTCACGGTGTGGTCCGCCGCCTCGCTCGCCGTCCTCCTCCAGCCCTGGGGCATGGTCGGCCTCGCCGCCACCACGGTGGTGGCGGCCGACCTCTCCCACGGGGAGTCGTACCTGGCGCTCCTGGGCTTCTGCGTCCTGGCCACTTCCACCCTGCTGACCATGGAGCTGTACGTGGTGTTCGCGCCGCAGCGGGCGCAGCAGGCCCTGACGGGCCTGCGCGCATGGCTGGAACTGCACACGGAACAGGCGATCGTCGTCACGTGCCTCCTCCTCGGCCTGTGGACCGTGGCCCGGAGCCTCTACGAACTCACCGCCTGA
- a CDS encoding MFS transporter gives MASQAGTAESSESARSRIVLLTLASGQFLMALDSSVMNVSIATVAEDVGTTVTGIQGAITAYTLVMAMFMIPGGKAGALIGRKRSFMIGCCIYGVGSLTTALAPNLPVLLLGWSFLEGIGASLILPAIVALVAGNFAVERRPAAYGLVVAAGAVAIAVGPLIGGLATTYFSWRWVFAGEVLVVLGILVLARRIADAPLGERRSIDYVGAVLSALGLGIFVYGVLRSDEWGWFQPKPDAPAWLGVSLTTWLMLAGLALVRLFLRWEAKVVERGRDPLIDPGMLQNRQLTGGLTMFFFQFLVQMGVFFVVPLYLSVALGLSALQTGARLLPLSVSLLAAATLIPRLLPDVSPRRVVRLGILALLAGAVVLMAALDADAGAEVVTIPLLLVGLGMGALASQLGSVTVSAVPQAQSAEVGGVQNAVTNLGASIGTALAGSIMIAALTTSFLTNVEANPAVPDSVTSRATVQLQSGAPFLSDAQLKTALDQAGASGEVSKAVLDANADARLDGLRAALAVLAFAALIALFFTRRIPSVQPRSTEP, from the coding sequence ATGGCATCCCAGGCAGGCACGGCCGAGAGTTCGGAGTCGGCGAGGTCGCGAATCGTCCTGCTGACGCTCGCGTCCGGTCAGTTCCTGATGGCGCTCGACAGCTCCGTCATGAACGTCTCCATCGCCACGGTGGCCGAGGACGTGGGCACCACGGTGACGGGCATCCAGGGCGCGATCACCGCCTACACCCTCGTGATGGCGATGTTCATGATCCCCGGCGGCAAGGCCGGTGCGCTGATCGGACGCAAACGCTCGTTCATGATCGGCTGCTGCATCTACGGGGTCGGCTCCCTCACCACGGCGCTCGCTCCGAACCTGCCCGTGCTGCTGCTGGGCTGGTCGTTCCTGGAGGGAATCGGGGCGTCCCTGATCCTGCCCGCGATCGTGGCGCTCGTCGCCGGCAACTTCGCCGTCGAACGCCGTCCCGCCGCCTACGGACTCGTCGTGGCGGCGGGGGCCGTGGCGATCGCGGTCGGGCCACTCATCGGCGGTCTCGCGACGACGTACTTCTCCTGGCGGTGGGTCTTCGCCGGGGAGGTCCTGGTGGTGCTCGGCATCCTCGTGCTCGCGCGCCGCATCGCGGACGCCCCGCTCGGTGAACGCCGGAGCATCGACTACGTGGGCGCCGTCCTCTCCGCGCTCGGGCTCGGGATCTTCGTCTACGGCGTGCTCCGGTCCGACGAGTGGGGCTGGTTCCAGCCGAAGCCCGACGCCCCCGCGTGGCTCGGGGTCTCCCTGACGACCTGGCTGATGCTGGCGGGTCTGGCGCTGGTCCGGCTCTTCCTCCGCTGGGAGGCCAAGGTCGTCGAGCGGGGGCGGGATCCCCTCATCGATCCCGGCATGCTGCAGAACAGGCAGCTCACGGGCGGCCTGACGATGTTCTTCTTCCAGTTCCTCGTGCAGATGGGCGTGTTCTTCGTCGTCCCGCTCTACCTGTCCGTCGCCCTGGGGCTGTCGGCGCTGCAGACCGGCGCCCGCCTCCTGCCGCTCTCGGTGAGCCTGCTTGCGGCCGCGACCCTGATCCCGCGCCTCCTCCCGGACGTCTCGCCGCGGCGCGTGGTGCGGCTCGGGATCCTCGCGCTGCTCGCGGGAGCGGTGGTCCTGATGGCCGCGCTCGACGCGGACGCCGGCGCGGAGGTCGTCACCATCCCCCTCCTGCTGGTCGGGCTCGGCATGGGCGCGCTGGCGTCCCAGCTCGGGTCGGTCACCGTGTCCGCGGTGCCGCAGGCGCAGAGCGCGGAGGTCGGCGGCGTGCAGAACGCCGTCACCAACCTCGGCGCCTCGATCGGTACGGCACTGGCCGGATCGATCATGATCGCCGCACTCACCACTTCCTTCCTGACCAACGTCGAGGCGAATCCGGCGGTCCCCGACAGCGTCACGAGCCGGGCGACCGTCCAGCTCCAGAGCGGCGCACCGTTCCTGTCCGACGCCCAGCTGAAGACCGCCCTCGATCAAGCCGGCGCGAGCGGGGAAGTGTCCAAGGCCGTGCTGGACGCGAACGCCGACGCCCGGCTCGACGGCCTTCGCGCGGCACTCGCCGTCCTGGCCTTCGCCGCGCTGATCGCCCTCTTCTTCACCCGGCGGATCCCGTCGGTCCAGCCGCGCTCGACGGAGCCGTAA
- a CDS encoding carboxylate-amine ligase, with product MIEPGNSTTSTGTEQNAVRTTGPLTVGVEEEFLLVDARTFRVVPAAPLVLATADGLPGELHAEGTRYQVEISTPIARSADSLRTELAALRRTLGRAARTHGCRLLAAPSPVVAVESPLHLTDDEPRQREQHRRFGALTDTLVSCGRHIHIGTLDVDTAVAVSNRVRPWLPTLIALAANSPFWGGRDTGHASWRAMAWSGWPSAGLPPHFASTAHFRRSVQTLLGSGAALDTKMVYWDMRPSGHWPTLEFRAPDMSPDIDGAVLQAVLARALVATALQEVAEQRPDPPVRDDVLRLARWRAAHDGLEGFGLDPYTGTELPAADLAEALLDLVAPELAAAGDLDHAAKTMASLLRDGSGAQRQRTVFARRRDLTDVLRHLTDETEDF from the coding sequence GTGATCGAACCTGGCAACAGCACCACGAGCACCGGCACCGAGCAGAACGCGGTGCGCACCACCGGCCCCCTCACCGTCGGAGTCGAGGAGGAGTTCCTCCTCGTCGACGCCCGTACCTTCCGGGTGGTCCCGGCCGCCCCGCTCGTCCTCGCGACGGCCGACGGGCTGCCCGGCGAACTTCACGCCGAGGGCACCCGCTACCAGGTCGAGATCTCCACCCCGATCGCCCGTTCGGCGGATTCGCTGCGCACGGAACTCGCCGCGCTGCGGCGCACCCTCGGCCGTGCGGCCCGCACCCACGGCTGCCGGCTGCTGGCCGCGCCCTCGCCGGTCGTGGCCGTGGAGAGTCCGCTGCACCTGACCGACGACGAGCCGCGCCAGCGCGAGCAGCACCGCCGGTTCGGCGCGCTCACCGACACCTTGGTCAGCTGCGGCCGCCACATCCACATAGGCACCCTCGACGTGGACACGGCGGTCGCGGTGTCCAACCGGGTCAGACCCTGGCTGCCGACGCTGATCGCGCTGGCCGCCAACTCGCCGTTCTGGGGCGGCCGTGACACGGGTCACGCCAGCTGGCGGGCGATGGCCTGGTCGGGCTGGCCCTCGGCGGGCCTGCCCCCGCACTTCGCGTCCACGGCCCACTTCCGGCGCTCGGTACAGACCCTGCTCGGCTCCGGGGCGGCGCTGGACACCAAGATGGTCTATTGGGACATGCGCCCCTCGGGGCACTGGCCGACGCTCGAATTCCGGGCGCCCGACATGTCCCCGGACATCGACGGAGCCGTCCTGCAGGCCGTGCTGGCGCGCGCGCTGGTGGCGACGGCCCTGCAGGAGGTCGCGGAGCAGCGCCCCGATCCACCCGTACGGGACGACGTACTGCGCCTGGCCCGCTGGCGGGCGGCCCACGACGGCCTGGAGGGCTTCGGTCTGGACCCGTACACGGGCACGGAACTCCCCGCAGCCGACCTGGCGGAGGCCCTGCTCGACCTGGTCGCCCCCGAACTGGCCGCCGCCGGCGACCTCGACCACGCGGCCAAGACCATGGCGTCCCTCCTGCGCGACGGCTCGGGCGCCCAACGCCAGCGCACGGTCTTCGCGCGCCGCCGGGATCTGACGGACGTACTGCGCCATCTCACGGACGAAACGGAGGATTTCTAG